From one Henriciella marina DSM 19595 genomic stretch:
- a CDS encoding formate/nitrite transporter family protein: MSVDEAKPPEHKDEEHITEEEREQAATLTRLKSRIVYEIIRQEGRSELSRPQSSIWWSGIAAGLGISMSLAMEAMLRVALPDTDWRPLVENLGYSAGFLIVMLGRLQLFTENTVTAVLPTLADPCRRTILGTTRLWSTVFLANMVGTLFAAVFWFYSGAISPEVGAAVLELSLHVADWGAGETFMRALPAGFLIAALVWMMPSSEGSEFWVILFFTYLIALGDFAHVVVGSAELFMVALSGEQGIFKLLGVNLLPALAGNIIGGAGLFAILAWGQVHEEMED, encoded by the coding sequence ATGTCAGTAGACGAAGCCAAGCCTCCCGAGCACAAAGACGAAGAACATATTACCGAGGAGGAGCGCGAGCAGGCGGCAACTTTGACCCGCCTGAAATCGCGCATCGTCTACGAGATTATCCGACAGGAAGGTCGCTCTGAGCTGTCGCGCCCGCAAAGCTCGATCTGGTGGTCTGGCATCGCCGCGGGGCTAGGTATCTCCATGTCTCTGGCGATGGAGGCGATGCTTCGGGTCGCCCTTCCCGATACAGACTGGCGGCCACTGGTCGAGAATCTGGGCTATTCGGCCGGGTTCCTCATCGTGATGCTGGGACGGCTGCAGCTCTTCACCGAAAACACCGTGACGGCGGTCCTTCCCACATTGGCAGATCCTTGCCGGCGCACGATCCTCGGCACGACGCGGCTCTGGAGCACAGTGTTTCTTGCCAACATGGTGGGTACATTGTTCGCAGCGGTTTTCTGGTTCTATTCAGGCGCCATCTCACCGGAGGTGGGCGCCGCCGTGCTGGAGCTCAGCCTGCATGTTGCCGACTGGGGCGCAGGCGAAACCTTCATGCGTGCCCTGCCAGCAGGTTTCCTGATCGCCGCGCTCGTCTGGATGATGCCAAGTTCGGAGGGCAGCGAGTTCTGGGTCATCCTGTTCTTCACCTACCTCATCGCGCTGGGTGATTTCGCGCACGTCGTGGTCGGGTCTGCCGAGCTATTCATGGTTGCGCTGTCTGGTGAGCAGGGCATTTTCAAGCTGCTGGGAGTGAACCTGCTGCCCGCGCTGGCTGGCAATATCATAGGCGGTGCCGGCCTCTTTGCGATCCTTGCCTGGGGCCAGGTGCATGAGGAAATGGAAGACTAG
- the ftsA gene encoding cell division protein FtsA encodes MAKADLRLKPSRAAKVGQTIASLDIGSSKITCLIGRYDPESRAGFSFLGGGRQQARGFKDGSVTDMEALERSVRLAVEDAERQADERIDSVTLGVTGSRVTCEFVGALNDLGGREVTLKDLKKLHSQALGKVDTKQREILTAHPVIYRLDEQEGISDPIGMIGQKFSVLLSVVTAPQSLVRNLVECVGRAHLNIERLIPSALASGAGTLIDDEIENGAICIDMGSGVTTACAFVNGVPAWLGVVPAGGANVTGDLAQGIGTTFAAAERMKTIYGHADLSGTGMSERVEVARLGDDGRLTACHMTRGELAGLIAPRIEETFEYAARIIGKSELVKIMPRRTVLTGGGSLMPGVRDVASRVLGQPVRLGKPVDVEALGETHASPVFSTAAGLLSYESRGFTDVSTSAPSSLQGSSAAKTGTVNRFFRWLTENF; translated from the coding sequence ATGGCCAAGGCAGACCTACGCTTGAAACCTTCCCGCGCCGCCAAAGTCGGCCAGACCATCGCGTCGCTGGATATTGGCAGTTCCAAGATCACCTGCCTGATCGGGCGTTATGATCCTGAATCGCGCGCAGGCTTCTCCTTCCTCGGTGGCGGCCGCCAACAGGCACGCGGCTTCAAGGATGGGTCGGTGACCGACATGGAGGCACTGGAGCGATCCGTGCGCCTGGCTGTTGAAGATGCAGAGCGCCAGGCCGACGAGCGCATTGATTCGGTGACACTCGGTGTTACCGGCTCGCGCGTGACCTGCGAGTTCGTCGGCGCGCTGAATGATCTGGGCGGCCGCGAGGTGACGCTGAAGGATCTGAAGAAACTCCATTCTCAGGCGCTCGGCAAAGTCGACACGAAACAGCGTGAGATCCTGACCGCCCATCCGGTCATCTATCGCCTGGATGAGCAGGAAGGCATCTCCGATCCGATTGGCATGATCGGCCAGAAGTTCAGCGTGCTTCTTTCGGTGGTGACTGCGCCGCAGTCACTTGTCCGCAATCTCGTCGAGTGTGTGGGGCGCGCCCACCTCAATATTGAGCGGCTGATCCCATCTGCGCTGGCAAGCGGGGCAGGGACCCTGATTGATGACGAGATCGAAAATGGCGCGATCTGCATCGACATGGGCTCGGGCGTTACGACAGCCTGCGCCTTCGTGAACGGCGTGCCTGCCTGGCTCGGTGTCGTGCCAGCTGGCGGCGCGAACGTCACCGGCGATCTCGCCCAGGGCATTGGCACGACGTTCGCGGCCGCCGAGCGGATGAAAACGATCTATGGCCACGCAGACCTTTCCGGCACCGGCATGTCGGAGCGTGTCGAAGTCGCCCGCCTCGGCGATGATGGCCGCCTGACCGCCTGCCATATGACCCGAGGCGAGCTTGCTGGTCTCATCGCCCCGCGAATCGAAGAGACGTTCGAATACGCCGCGCGGATCATCGGCAAGAGCGAACTCGTCAAGATCATGCCGCGCCGAACCGTCCTTACCGGCGGTGGAAGCCTCATGCCGGGAGTGCGCGACGTTGCCTCGCGCGTTCTTGGTCAGCCGGTTCGTCTTGGAAAACCTGTCGATGTCGAGGCGCTCGGCGAAACCCATGCCAGCCCTGTCTTTTCCACCGCAGCAGGCCTGCTGTCCTACGAATCACGCGGGTTTACCGATGTGTCGACGTCCGCCCCGTCCTCGCTACAGGGCTCATCAGCGGCAAAGACTGGTACAGTAAACAGGTTCTTTCGATGGTTGACTGAAAATTTTTAA
- a CDS encoding D-alanine--D-alanine ligase, with translation MKRVAVVYGGWSSEREVSLSSGQQMLRAAQAAGYDAVGIDANRDLASQIAAEKPDVILNGLHGPWGEDGCVQGLFEILGIPYTHSGVTASAIAMDKRKSKAIYSQAGLDIAEDVAVSREEAARAHPIKPPYVIKPVNEGSSFGVVFVREENNGPSQLLTSDDWAYGDNLMAEEYIPGRELTVAVLGDRPLAVTEITTLREFYDFDAKYAAGGSRHVVPADVSDAVIQAALDAALTAHQALGCRGVSRSDFRFDEKKDRLVILETNTQPGMTPTSLVPEQAAFTGMTFEALVSWMIEDASCRR, from the coding sequence ATGAAACGCGTCGCTGTCGTCTATGGAGGCTGGTCATCCGAGCGTGAGGTCTCCCTCTCGTCTGGCCAGCAGATGCTGCGTGCGGCACAGGCGGCCGGATATGACGCTGTCGGTATCGACGCCAATCGCGATCTTGCGAGCCAGATCGCGGCTGAAAAGCCGGACGTCATCCTGAACGGACTTCACGGCCCCTGGGGCGAAGATGGCTGTGTTCAGGGCCTCTTTGAAATTCTCGGAATTCCCTACACCCATTCCGGCGTCACAGCCTCTGCGATCGCAATGGACAAACGCAAGTCCAAGGCGATCTACAGCCAAGCCGGACTCGATATCGCTGAAGACGTTGCGGTGAGCCGTGAAGAGGCCGCCCGCGCGCATCCGATCAAGCCGCCCTATGTGATCAAGCCGGTGAATGAAGGCTCCAGTTTTGGCGTAGTCTTCGTGCGCGAGGAAAATAACGGCCCCTCGCAGCTCCTCACCTCTGATGACTGGGCCTATGGCGACAATCTCATGGCCGAAGAATACATTCCGGGCCGCGAGCTGACCGTGGCCGTCCTCGGCGATCGGCCCCTCGCAGTGACAGAGATCACAACATTAAGAGAGTTTTACGATTTTGATGCAAAATATGCAGCTGGTGGATCGCGTCATGTGGTGCCCGCGGATGTTTCGGACGCTGTAATACAGGCAGCGCTGGACGCGGCGCTGACGGCGCATCAGGCTCTCGGTTGCCGGGGGGTGTCGCGGTCCGATTTTCGATTTGACGAGAAGAAGGACCGGCTCGTGATCCTGGAAACAAATACCCAGCCAGGCATGACACCCACCTCTCTCGTTCCCGAGCAGGCCGCTTTCACAGGCATGACATTCGAAGCGCTTGTGAGCTGGATGATCGAGGATGCTTCATGCCGAAGGTGA
- the murB gene encoding UDP-N-acetylmuramate dehydrogenase translates to MADWRDDLPEVRGKLLFDQPLAPYTWFRVGGPADVLFLPKDEDDLADFLKALPEDVPLHFMGVASNSIIRDGGIEGVTIRLMGGYWGGIEPTGSHSLFARAGALDLAVAKASAKHGIAGLTFLSGIPGSIGGAVRTNAGCYGRELKDVANQIEGITSSGERVRFEAEIAQYGDPKIDFSYRHTNFPEDVIVTGILLTGSGDGDPDTLQAEIADHQARRAETQPIKDKTGGSTFANPDPPGTPDQRSSWKLIDAAGCRGLRVGGAQVSEKHCNFLINTGEANAADIEALGELVRARVLDVTGVDLRWEIRRIGRIQVSGQTAGETG, encoded by the coding sequence ATGGCAGACTGGCGCGACGACCTGCCCGAGGTACGTGGCAAGCTGCTCTTTGACCAGCCGCTTGCGCCCTACACCTGGTTCCGGGTTGGTGGACCCGCCGATGTCCTTTTCCTGCCAAAGGATGAGGATGACCTCGCCGACTTCCTGAAAGCGCTGCCTGAAGACGTGCCTCTTCACTTCATGGGTGTGGCGTCCAACTCGATCATTCGCGATGGAGGGATTGAGGGTGTCACGATCCGTCTCATGGGCGGCTATTGGGGCGGTATTGAGCCAACAGGCTCGCATTCTCTCTTTGCACGCGCGGGCGCTCTTGATCTTGCTGTCGCCAAGGCATCGGCAAAGCATGGCATTGCCGGGCTGACCTTCCTCTCTGGCATCCCCGGCTCAATCGGGGGCGCGGTGCGCACCAATGCCGGCTGTTATGGCCGAGAGCTGAAAGACGTCGCCAACCAGATTGAGGGCATCACAAGCTCAGGTGAGCGCGTCAGGTTCGAAGCCGAGATCGCCCAGTATGGCGACCCGAAGATCGACTTCTCCTACCGCCACACCAATTTTCCGGAAGATGTCATCGTGACCGGCATCCTGCTCACCGGGTCTGGTGATGGGGACCCCGACACGCTGCAGGCCGAGATCGCGGATCATCAGGCCCGGCGCGCAGAAACGCAGCCGATCAAGGACAAGACCGGCGGCTCTACCTTTGCCAATCCCGATCCGCCCGGCACGCCGGACCAGCGCTCCAGCTGGAAGCTGATTGATGCCGCGGGTTGTCGGGGCCTGCGGGTCGGCGGCGCGCAGGTTTCCGAGAAGCATTGCAACTTCCTGATCAATACAGGCGAGGCCAACGCGGCCGACATCGAAGCGCTTGGGGAACTGGTGCGCGCCCGCGTGCTGGATGTGACCGGCGTCGACCTCCGCTGGGAAATCCGCCGGATTGGCAGGATCCAGGTATCGGGCCAAACAGCGGGCGAGACCGGCTAG
- a CDS encoding outer membrane protein assembly factor BamD produces MKRSLVSSLSVLVIAMALAGCNSSRQARELAYVERPVEALYNAAADELDSRDYIRAIELFNEVERQHPYSEWARRATIMSAYASFRSRRYEDAISTAQRYLSLNPAGDAAPYAYHLIALSYFQQIVDVGRDQRTTELARDGLNDVVRRFPNTDYARDAQIKLDMVSDQLAGKEMEIGRWYLRRNQHLAAVNRFKNVIDNYDTTSHTPEALHRLVEAYLSLGLRGEAVAAASVLQYNYPESQWYEASYALIEGGGDGSSQQASNESWLGRITPW; encoded by the coding sequence ATGAAGCGCTCGCTTGTCAGCTCCCTTTCAGTCCTTGTCATTGCCATGGCGCTGGCGGGGTGCAACTCCTCTCGCCAGGCGCGTGAACTTGCCTATGTCGAGCGTCCGGTCGAAGCGCTTTACAATGCAGCCGCCGATGAACTCGACAGCCGGGACTATATCCGCGCGATTGAGCTCTTCAACGAAGTCGAGCGCCAGCACCCTTATTCGGAATGGGCGCGCCGCGCGACGATCATGTCGGCTTATGCCTCATTCCGGTCACGCCGTTATGAGGACGCGATCTCCACCGCCCAGCGTTATCTTTCGCTCAATCCAGCGGGCGACGCGGCCCCCTACGCCTATCACCTTATCGCGCTCAGCTATTTCCAGCAGATCGTCGATGTTGGCCGCGACCAGCGCACGACAGAGCTCGCGCGCGACGGTCTGAACGACGTCGTCCGCCGCTTCCCGAATACAGACTATGCCCGCGATGCGCAGATCAAACTCGACATGGTCAGCGACCAGCTCGCGGGCAAGGAAATGGAGATCGGCCGCTGGTATTTGCGCCGCAACCAGCACCTTGCCGCCGTCAACCGCTTCAAGAATGTGATCGACAATTACGACACCACGTCGCACACCCCAGAAGCGCTGCATCGGCTTGTCGAAGCCTATCTTTCGCTTGGCCTTCGCGGCGAAGCGGTCGCCGCAGCCTCCGTGCTTCAGTACAACTACCCTGAAAGCCAGTGGTATGAGGCGAGCTACGCCCTCATCGAAGGCGGCGGCGACGGTAGCTCACAGCAGGCGAGCAATGAGAGCTGGCTTGGACGCATTACGCCCTGGTAG
- the lpxC gene encoding UDP-3-O-acyl-N-acetylglucosamine deacetylase: protein MNRVQYQQTINFPVVCAGVGVHSGARARIVMKPAAAGSGIRFRRTDIKGCEDIIARGDFVTEVQLGTTLTNDAGQSVATVEHLLAACAGVGVDNLLIEIDGPEVPIMDGSSAVYCELMLAAGLRQQRAFRQRIRILEEVEITDGIKTASLSPSPDNYLSIHARIEFESKAIGTQQMSLRMLPGMFARDIAFARTFGFAQDVEKLKSMGLARGGSLDNAVVLDGDTVVNPEGLRSSDEFVRHKILDAVGDLMLAGAPIAGVYEARQPGHALNNKLVRALLDNPEAWCWESDADAVSVQQAASAAG from the coding sequence ATGAACCGCGTACAGTATCAGCAGACCATCAACTTTCCGGTTGTTTGTGCCGGCGTCGGCGTCCATAGCGGCGCCCGCGCGCGCATCGTCATGAAACCGGCTGCAGCTGGCTCGGGGATCCGCTTTCGCAGGACCGACATCAAAGGCTGCGAAGACATTATCGCCCGCGGTGATTTCGTCACTGAGGTTCAGCTTGGCACGACCCTGACGAATGATGCAGGCCAGTCCGTTGCGACGGTGGAGCATCTGCTTGCCGCCTGCGCAGGTGTTGGTGTCGACAACCTCCTGATCGAGATCGATGGGCCCGAAGTCCCCATCATGGACGGCTCCTCGGCTGTCTATTGTGAGCTTATGCTGGCCGCAGGTCTTCGCCAGCAACGCGCCTTCCGCCAGCGGATCCGCATTCTTGAAGAGGTCGAGATTACTGACGGTATCAAGACCGCCAGCCTCAGCCCGTCGCCTGACAATTACCTCTCGATCCATGCCAGGATCGAGTTTGAGAGCAAGGCAATCGGCACGCAGCAGATGTCACTTCGCATGCTGCCCGGCATGTTTGCGCGCGACATTGCGTTCGCCCGCACCTTCGGGTTTGCGCAGGATGTCGAGAAGCTGAAATCGATGGGGCTCGCCCGTGGAGGCTCTCTCGACAATGCCGTGGTTCTCGATGGCGATACAGTGGTCAATCCGGAAGGTCTGCGTTCAAGTGATGAGTTTGTACGCCACAAGATCCTCGACGCCGTTGGCGACCTGATGCTTGCCGGTGCGCCGATTGCGGGCGTTTACGAAGCACGCCAGCCCGGCCACGCGTTGAACAACAAGCTTGTTCGGGCACTTCTGGACAATCCGGAAGCCTGGTGCTGGGAAAGCGACGCCGACGCTGTTTCCGTTCAGCAGGCTGCTTCAGCCGCGGGCTAG
- the murC gene encoding UDP-N-acetylmuramate--L-alanine ligase — protein sequence MPFEVISSMPNKPSPFDLGPAHLVGIGGIGMSGIAEIMINLGYKVQGSDVKESANVERLRSKGATVHIGHKPQNVIGAGAVIISSAIKSDNLEVVAARESGIPVVRRADMLAEIIRLKWTVAVAGTHGKTTTTTMVAALLDGAGIDPTVINGGIINAYGSNAKAGNGDWIVLEADESDGTFTKLRPTIAIVTNMDPEHMEHYGSMQALRDAFDTYVKNIPFYGFGVLCTDHPEVSSMVARVSDRRILTYGFNRQADVRATNLASDPDGVTFDVVLRERLGIGVSSIEGVRLPMAGDHNVSNALAAICVALELGATPDQIRHSFANFGGVKRRFTPAGEWNGIRIIDDYGHHPVEIKAVLKAARAMQGQNRVIAVAQPHRYSRLRDLFKDFSGCFQDADIALIAPVYAAGEDPIEGASHESLVRAINENGHADARPMDALASLPDTIREIARPGDLVVCLGAGDITTHANALAGKLAE from the coding sequence ATGCCTTTCGAAGTCATATCCAGCATGCCCAACAAACCATCGCCATTCGATCTCGGTCCGGCCCATCTTGTCGGCATAGGCGGGATTGGCATGTCCGGTATCGCAGAGATCATGATCAATCTCGGCTACAAGGTTCAGGGCTCTGATGTGAAGGAAAGCGCCAATGTCGAACGCCTTCGGTCCAAGGGCGCGACCGTCCATATCGGGCACAAGCCACAGAATGTGATCGGAGCAGGGGCCGTCATTATTTCCTCCGCCATCAAGTCCGATAACCTCGAAGTTGTCGCCGCGCGCGAGTCCGGTATTCCGGTCGTTCGCCGCGCCGACATGCTGGCAGAGATCATCCGCCTCAAATGGACCGTTGCGGTTGCGGGCACGCACGGCAAGACGACAACGACGACCATGGTCGCCGCGCTTCTCGATGGCGCAGGCATCGACCCGACCGTCATCAATGGCGGCATCATCAATGCCTATGGCTCCAACGCCAAGGCGGGCAATGGCGACTGGATCGTGCTGGAGGCTGATGAAAGCGACGGCACCTTCACCAAGCTGCGCCCGACGATAGCGATCGTCACCAATATGGACCCTGAACATATGGAGCATTACGGCTCCATGCAGGCGCTGCGGGATGCCTTCGACACCTATGTAAAGAATATCCCCTTCTATGGGTTCGGCGTCCTCTGCACCGATCACCCGGAAGTCTCGTCCATGGTGGCGCGTGTCTCTGACCGGCGCATCCTGACCTATGGCTTCAACCGCCAGGCCGATGTGCGCGCGACCAATCTCGCCTCTGATCCGGACGGGGTGACCTTCGACGTCGTGCTTCGCGAGCGCCTCGGCATTGGCGTCTCGTCGATAGAGGGCGTGCGTCTGCCGATGGCAGGCGACCACAATGTCTCTAACGCGCTCGCAGCGATCTGCGTGGCGCTGGAGCTCGGCGCGACACCTGATCAGATCCGGCACAGCTTTGCCAATTTCGGCGGGGTGAAGCGGCGCTTCACGCCTGCCGGTGAGTGGAATGGCATCCGCATTATCGACGACTATGGTCATCACCCTGTGGAGATTAAGGCGGTCCTCAAGGCTGCCCGCGCCATGCAGGGCCAAAACCGCGTCATCGCCGTCGCCCAGCCGCATCGCTATTCGCGGCTGCGCGACCTCTTCAAGGATTTCTCCGGCTGCTTCCAGGATGCTGACATTGCCCTGATCGCACCGGTCTATGCGGCTGGCGAAGACCCGATTGAGGGCGCCAGCCACGAATCGCTTGTCCGTGCCATCAATGAGAATGGCCATGCAGACGCGCGCCCCATGGATGCGCTCGCCAGCCTGCCAGACACGATCCGCGAAATCGCCCGCCCCGGCGATCTCGTCGTCTGTCTCGGCGCTGGCGATATCACGACCCACGCAAATGCACTTGCCGGGAAGCTGGCCGAATAG
- a CDS encoding cell division protein FtsQ/DivIB, producing MPKVKGKAAPKAPQRRRRAPPPPPPVEPTRADTSSIVTGLVMVVAVIVAGAALLGGSMSKVGTGVGDALDDVAGGLGFAVQDVRIVGLQQDARRAQLVQQVSEVETGDNMFRANPHEIRRRILSSGQVTSAQVYRLWPNQILIHASPARAAAVWHDGEAWRVIDGTGQTMEGLSAQDYSDLVRLSGAEAPAGVPALLRFLARVDDVAQRLSYAERVSRRRWDIQLRDGLMIRLPADASVLRAADELETLNTAARLTDRSLARIDLRVPGRTFLEPLEEQGAPGTPAES from the coding sequence ATGCCGAAGGTGAAGGGCAAAGCAGCACCGAAAGCGCCGCAGAGGCGAAGACGCGCGCCGCCGCCCCCGCCGCCGGTTGAGCCGACGCGCGCTGATACGTCCTCCATCGTCACCGGTCTCGTCATGGTCGTCGCCGTGATCGTCGCAGGCGCAGCCCTGCTTGGCGGCTCGATGTCCAAGGTCGGCACAGGTGTAGGCGATGCGCTTGACGACGTCGCTGGCGGGCTCGGTTTTGCCGTCCAGGATGTGCGCATTGTCGGTCTGCAACAGGATGCAAGACGGGCGCAGCTCGTCCAGCAGGTGTCCGAGGTGGAAACCGGCGACAATATGTTCCGCGCCAACCCGCATGAAATTCGCCGCCGCATCCTCTCCAGCGGGCAGGTCACGAGCGCGCAGGTCTATCGGCTCTGGCCAAACCAGATCCTGATCCATGCCTCGCCCGCACGTGCCGCTGCGGTCTGGCATGATGGCGAAGCCTGGCGGGTGATCGATGGCACCGGCCAGACCATGGAAGGCCTGTCGGCGCAGGACTATTCAGACCTCGTTCGCCTCTCCGGCGCCGAAGCGCCCGCAGGCGTTCCGGCGCTTCTCAGGTTTCTCGCCCGTGTCGATGATGTTGCCCAGCGCCTCTCCTATGCAGAGCGGGTGTCGCGCCGGCGCTGGGATATCCAGCTGCGTGACGGGCTGATGATCCGGTTGCCCGCAGACGCCAGCGTCCTGCGCGCCGCCGATGAACTGGAAACGCTGAACACAGCCGCACGTCTCACCGACCGGTCTCTAGCGCGGATTGATCTCCGCGTCCCCGGACGGACATTTCTCGAACCCCTTGAAGAACAGGGCGCCCCGGGCACCCCTGCAGAAAGCTGA
- the ftsZ gene encoding cell division protein FtsZ produces MTQELKPRLVVFGVGGAGGNAVDNMIEANLQGVEFVVANTDAQALERSKCETRIQLGPDTTAGLGAGAKPEVGAASAEESIEEINKCLEGAHMVFIAAGLGGGTGTGAAPVIARAAHERGILTVGVVTKPFSFEGNRRMTIAEDGLAEMRKAIDTMIVVPNQNLFRVANERTTFADAFRMADDVLYSGVRGITDLMVMPGLINLDFADVRTIMKGMGAAMMGMGEAEGETRALDAARAAIDNPLLDDVSMKGARGVLISITGGYDMTLFEVDEAANEIRKQVDADAHIILGSTFDPELEGKLRVSVVAAGIDAAHGLFAEETPAAQPVARAEPEPLSVEAESVEETEEVIAEAEAADEVEVERPRVVISDFEEDESLEADSRPDFAGRSLPASHKERSAGDDRVSADQVFGRSRSGKSERSSEGKAGFGNLFGWPKSAQSANDTDESHAKEEIVSSRDDYPNPAPFDDADLEIPAFLRRSANR; encoded by the coding sequence ATGACTCAGGAACTCAAGCCGCGGCTCGTCGTGTTCGGTGTAGGCGGGGCCGGCGGTAACGCAGTCGACAACATGATCGAGGCGAACCTTCAGGGGGTTGAGTTCGTCGTCGCAAACACGGATGCGCAGGCGCTCGAACGGTCGAAATGCGAAACACGTATTCAGCTCGGTCCCGACACAACTGCTGGACTAGGCGCAGGCGCCAAGCCGGAAGTTGGCGCTGCATCGGCTGAAGAATCGATCGAAGAAATCAACAAGTGCCTCGAAGGCGCGCACATGGTCTTCATCGCCGCCGGTCTCGGCGGCGGGACAGGCACAGGCGCGGCGCCCGTCATCGCGCGTGCTGCCCATGAGCGCGGCATCCTCACCGTTGGCGTCGTCACCAAGCCGTTCAGCTTTGAAGGCAATCGCCGGATGACCATCGCCGAAGATGGTCTGGCCGAGATGCGCAAGGCAATCGACACGATGATTGTCGTGCCGAACCAGAACCTCTTCCGGGTCGCAAATGAACGCACGACCTTTGCTGACGCGTTCCGCATGGCCGATGACGTTCTTTACTCAGGCGTCCGTGGCATCACCGATCTGATGGTCATGCCTGGCCTCATCAATCTCGACTTTGCTGATGTCCGCACAATCATGAAGGGCATGGGCGCTGCGATGATGGGCATGGGCGAAGCCGAAGGCGAAACCCGCGCCCTCGATGCCGCCCGCGCGGCCATCGACAATCCGCTTCTCGACGATGTCTCGATGAAGGGCGCTCGCGGCGTTCTGATCAGCATCACTGGCGGCTATGACATGACGCTGTTCGAAGTCGACGAAGCAGCGAACGAAATCCGCAAGCAGGTCGACGCTGACGCGCACATCATTCTCGGCTCGACCTTCGACCCCGAGCTGGAAGGCAAGCTGCGCGTCTCTGTCGTGGCTGCAGGTATCGATGCCGCACATGGTCTGTTCGCTGAAGAGACACCTGCCGCGCAGCCGGTCGCCAGAGCCGAACCAGAACCGCTGTCGGTTGAAGCTGAATCTGTCGAAGAGACCGAAGAGGTCATCGCCGAAGCAGAAGCTGCCGACGAGGTCGAAGTCGAGCGTCCGCGTGTCGTGATCAGCGACTTCGAGGAAGATGAAAGCCTCGAAGCCGATTCGCGCCCCGACTTTGCAGGCCGCAGCCTGCCTGCCTCTCACAAGGAACGCTCCGCCGGAGATGACCGCGTCAGCGCCGACCAGGTCTTTGGTCGCTCACGTTCGGGCAAATCTGAACGCTCCAGTGAAGGCAAAGCCGGCTTTGGCAATCTTTTCGGCTGGCCCAAGTCAGCCCAGAGCGCCAATGACACCGATGAAAGCCATGCGAAGGAAGAGATCGTCTCTTCGCGGGACGATTATCCAAACCCTGCACCTTTCGATGATGCGGACCTGGAAATTCCGGCCTTCCTGCGCCGGTCGGCAAACCGCTAG
- a CDS encoding helix-turn-helix domain-containing protein — translation MSQESAEFTASDVDRIVGERIRRRRILTGLTQDQLGEALGVSYQQIQKYETGANRVSAGRLYLLAERLGVSPGWFFDGLNEVDQDNDGDVDSSSRFTIECVRGLTRIRDERVRSSVLNMIRALADSETASEPAKPAKPAVSNGLRPRAD, via the coding sequence ATGTCACAAGAGTCAGCAGAGTTCACAGCATCAGACGTGGACAGAATTGTGGGTGAGCGCATTCGCCGCCGCCGCATATTGACGGGACTGACGCAGGACCAGCTCGGCGAAGCGCTGGGTGTTTCCTATCAGCAGATCCAGAAATACGAGACCGGCGCGAACCGTGTCAGCGCTGGACGGCTCTACCTGCTGGCAGAGCGTCTCGGTGTCTCTCCAGGCTGGTTTTTCGACGGCCTCAATGAGGTGGATCAAGACAATGATGGGGACGTCGATTCCTCGTCGCGATTTACGATCGAGTGTGTTCGCGGCCTGACCCGGATCCGGGATGAGCGGGTTCGCTCTTCAGTGCTGAACATGATCCGCGCCCTTGCCGATTCCGAAACGGCTAGCGAGCCTGCAAAGCCAGCGAAGCCTGCCGTTTCCAACGGGCTCAGGCCGCGCGCCGACTAG